The following nucleotide sequence is from Pseudonocardia abyssalis.
TCGTGGTCAGCCCGGCGAGCGGCGGCAGCACCGTGCGGGTCGAGGACCTCGACGGGGCCTACCGCGACGGCTCCTACGCCTACCTCGGCCAGGGATTCACCCCCGGTTCCCCGGCCGCCACCGACGATGACGACGACGACGTGAAGTGAGGATGATCTTCGCCATGGAGTTCGGATCCGTGGACGCCGGCCTGCTCGGCCAGGGCGTCCTCGCCACCCTGCTGTACTTCGTCATCGGCTTCGCCGTGCTGGCGCTGGGCTTCGTCGCGCTCGACGTCCTGACGCCCGGCAACCTGCGCAGGCAGGTCTACACCGACCGCAACCCCAACGCGGCGATCCTGCTCGCGTCCAACCACCTCGCGCTGGCGCTGATCGTCGTCACGGCCATCCTGACCAGTGACGACTCGCTGGGCCAGGGCCTGGTCGACTCGCTGGTCTACGGCCTGCTCGGGGTGGTCCTGCAGGGCGT
It contains:
- a CDS encoding DUF350 domain-containing protein — translated: MEFGSVDAGLLGQGVLATLLYFVIGFAVLALGFVALDVLTPGNLRRQVYTDRNPNAAILLASNHLALALIVVTAILTSDDSLGQGLVDSLVYGLLGVVLQGVALRLLDAFVPGHLRALVTEPRMCGAAWAVGSSLLAIGAVNAAALS